A window of Borrelia sp. A-FGy1 contains these coding sequences:
- a CDS encoding KTSC domain-containing protein, whose amino-acid sequence MNTLTISHELSKICQVDYDSALAELSVFFKDGRAYKYFKIEPRHFNIISKLVQERKSVGKYLTEHIFNKYDQEKL is encoded by the coding sequence TTGAATACTTTAACAATATCTCATGAGTTGAGTAAAATATGTCAAGTTGATTATGACTCTGCTTTGGCTGAGCTTTCTGTATTTTTTAAAGACGGAAGAGCTTACAAATATTTTAAGATTGAACCAAGGCATTTTAATATAATCTCTAAGCTTGTTCAAGAGAGAAAATCAGTTGGCAAATATTTAACAGAGCATATATTTAACAAATATGATCAAGAAAAGCTTTAA
- a CDS encoding MBL fold metallo-hydrolase, producing the protein MLGIFLGTGASSGVPMLNCNCRVCNSDSTKNKRLRSSLLLNVREINILIDTGPDIRTQLLRENISSIDLVLYTHEHYDHIMGLDDIKFYTRNFPLNIYARESTMQHIKNAFPHNFTSKISLSGKANIISNLATELKPIIFRGIEIIPIPLLHGDIISLGYRIKNIAYLTDVKFIPDISYKYLKELDVLIIDALRIKSHPCHLNFDDATDEVKKIKPKVAYFTHIAHDIMHEEFDYLKKDNIYLAYDRLQIHI; encoded by the coding sequence GTGTTGGGGATTTTTTTAGGAACAGGTGCATCGAGTGGTGTCCCTATGTTAAATTGCAATTGTAGGGTATGTAACTCAGATTCTACTAAAAATAAAAGGCTTAGAAGTTCATTACTCCTTAATGTGCGTGAAATTAACATATTGATTGATACAGGTCCTGATATTAGAACTCAGCTTTTAAGAGAAAATATCTCTAGTATTGATTTAGTTTTGTATACTCATGAACACTATGATCATATTATGGGTCTTGATGATATTAAGTTTTATACAAGAAATTTCCCTTTAAATATATATGCCCGGGAAAGTACTATGCAACATATTAAAAATGCTTTTCCACATAATTTTACGTCAAAAATATCTTTAAGTGGCAAAGCTAATATTATTTCCAATTTAGCAACAGAATTAAAGCCAATTATTTTTAGAGGAATAGAAATAATTCCAATTCCCTTACTGCATGGTGATATAATTAGTTTGGGATATAGGATAAAAAATATAGCATATCTTACTGATGTTAAGTTTATTCCAGATATTTCTTATAAATATTTAAAGGAACTAGATGTATTAATAATAGATGCTTTAAGAATTAAATCTCATCCGTGTCATTTGAATTTTGATGATGCTACTGATGAGGTTAAAAAAATAAAACCTAAAGTTGCTTATTTTACGCACATAGCACATGATATAATGCATGAAGAATTTGATTATTTAAAAAAAGATAATATTTATTTGGCTTATGATAGGCTTCAGATACATATTTAA
- a CDS encoding insulinase family protein, with the protein MKYQNITNINRLIVLISVFLILSCATYKLKTDKNLVSGQLENGLKYYIYPNRIPEKAVYMGILFNVGSLNEEDHERGLAHYLEHMAFKGTEDYPGSEGVLKVLKKFGMSFGADINAYTTFDKTYYSLNVPDGNNEAAVDEALNILNNWASKMELNKSEIEKERNIIIEEKKRGESYPGRIIERIFKFILGNSRYVDRFPIGLEDRILSFKSEDFKKFYKKWYRPELTSVIIVGDIDPSKIEEKIKEKFSSFKKPKSEKEKININLDTVMNERFISIEDFEIPFPSITFVKKDIVVPISTSNHIKKNIERVLLNSLFTNRFSELKASGINYFMSFNKDDFSKKSDDNYILINKISIDLNPDSLKEGIEEFFYQFKRINKFGFTQGEVDKVKAQLISFYKLSKDNIGNRDSSTIINILVDIAAENSYMLDMHDYYDIAIEHLNKVSLATIAILAKGETSINDKAIIYSYSNKSHFDLTFDKIQEIQELALKREIKPYEDVLIQGKFLKEDLVSKEIIDNKEFFGGISSFTLENGVEVYFKHNEYKRNIVTLSASSWGGLINENADLIPVLAMAPAVVSNSGYGDYSQLQVEKYLADKVVSLNTAVNFQQTSLSGSAEVKNIETLFELIYFIFNKSKVDDIVLQNTISDMEAVIKSREEDSKYIFRRAINGFYNNDDYRYRDIKKSDLKNMKKEILLDFYKKRFTYANNFKFVFVGDIDLDTIKILSKKYLGNLNTKKLNEFKDLDYSYKKDAGRIVVRKGKDSSSIVYIFYPFEFNYTPKIALNYYALTSLLTDSLVKNIRRDMSSVYSINAYFDYSVRQYKSSDGFIVVNFTVEPKVLDKVLKSVYEYMLKRQKIDYTEEDFNYVKKNIIKEEKIKSQSNWYWASLILDSVLWTGTFEDTISTTFIENNLNKDIINSFLKKINFNQKTEIVLMPEKDNYNN; encoded by the coding sequence TTGAAATATCAGAATATCACTAATATAAATAGGCTTATCGTTTTAATTTCAGTATTTCTTATTTTATCTTGTGCTACTTATAAATTAAAAACTGACAAGAACTTGGTAAGTGGTCAACTTGAGAATGGACTTAAGTATTATATTTATCCTAACAGAATACCAGAGAAAGCTGTTTATATGGGTATTTTATTTAATGTTGGTTCTTTGAATGAGGAAGATCATGAGAGAGGTTTGGCTCATTACCTTGAACATATGGCTTTTAAAGGAACAGAAGATTATCCAGGTAGTGAGGGTGTTTTAAAGGTTCTTAAAAAGTTTGGAATGTCATTTGGAGCAGATATTAATGCCTATACTACTTTTGATAAAACTTATTATAGCCTTAATGTGCCAGATGGTAATAATGAGGCAGCAGTTGATGAGGCTTTAAATATTTTGAATAACTGGGCATCAAAGATGGAATTAAATAAATCAGAAATAGAAAAAGAGCGTAATATTATCATTGAAGAGAAGAAACGTGGAGAGAGTTATCCAGGTAGAATTATTGAAAGAATATTTAAGTTTATTCTTGGCAATAGTAGATATGTAGACAGATTTCCTATTGGACTCGAAGATAGAATTTTATCATTTAAATCAGAAGATTTTAAGAAATTTTATAAGAAATGGTATAGACCAGAACTTACTAGTGTCATTATTGTAGGAGACATCGATCCTAGTAAGATTGAAGAAAAGATAAAAGAAAAATTTTCATCTTTCAAGAAACCTAAGAGTGAGAAGGAAAAGATTAACATAAATTTAGATACAGTAATGAATGAAAGGTTTATTAGCATAGAGGACTTTGAAATTCCTTTTCCTAGTATAACTTTTGTTAAAAAAGATATTGTTGTACCTATCTCTACATCTAATCATATTAAGAAGAATATTGAAAGGGTCTTATTAAATAGTCTTTTTACAAATAGATTTTCTGAGCTAAAGGCTTCTGGAATAAATTATTTTATGTCTTTTAACAAGGATGATTTTTCTAAAAAATCAGATGATAATTATATTTTAATTAATAAAATTTCTATTGATTTAAATCCAGATTCTTTAAAAGAAGGTATTGAAGAGTTTTTTTACCAATTTAAGAGAATAAATAAATTTGGATTTACTCAAGGTGAGGTGGATAAGGTTAAGGCTCAACTTATAAGCTTTTATAAGTTAAGTAAAGATAACATAGGTAATAGAGATTCATCTACTATTATTAATATTTTAGTAGATATTGCAGCAGAAAATTCTTACATGTTGGATATGCATGATTATTATGATATTGCTATTGAGCATTTAAATAAAGTTAGTCTGGCTACAATAGCAATTTTGGCTAAGGGTGAAACGTCTATAAATGATAAGGCAATTATTTATTCTTATTCTAATAAGTCTCATTTTGATTTGACTTTTGATAAAATACAAGAAATACAGGAGCTTGCATTAAAAAGAGAAATTAAGCCTTATGAAGATGTATTAATTCAAGGAAAATTTTTAAAGGAGGACTTGGTAAGCAAAGAAATTATTGATAATAAAGAATTTTTTGGAGGAATATCATCATTTACCCTTGAGAATGGAGTTGAAGTTTACTTTAAGCATAATGAATATAAGCGGAATATAGTTACTCTTAGTGCAAGTTCTTGGGGGGGCTTAATAAATGAGAATGCTGATCTTATACCTGTTTTAGCTATGGCGCCAGCTGTAGTTTCAAATTCAGGTTATGGAGACTATTCTCAACTTCAAGTTGAGAAATATTTGGCAGATAAGGTTGTAAGTTTAAATACAGCAGTTAATTTTCAACAGACGAGTCTTAGTGGCAGTGCTGAGGTCAAAAACATTGAAACTCTTTTTGAGCTTATATACTTTATATTTAATAAGTCAAAGGTAGATGATATTGTATTGCAAAATACTATTAGCGATATGGAAGCAGTCATTAAAAGCAGGGAGGAGGATTCTAAATATATTTTTAGAAGAGCTATTAATGGATTTTATAATAATGATGATTATCGTTATAGAGATATTAAGAAGTCTGATTTGAAAAATATGAAAAAGGAAATTCTTTTAGATTTTTATAAAAAGAGATTTACCTATGCAAATAACTTCAAGTTTGTTTTTGTGGGAGATATAGATTTAGATACAATAAAAATTCTTTCAAAGAAGTATTTAGGTAACTTGAATACTAAAAAATTGAATGAGTTTAAGGATTTAGATTATTCTTATAAGAAAGATGCTGGTAGAATAGTAGTAAGGAAAGGTAAGGATTCAAGTAGTATTGTTTATATTTTTTATCCTTTTGAATTCAATTACACACCCAAGATTGCTTTAAACTATTACGCTTTGACTTCTCTTTTGACTGATAGTCTTGTTAAAAATATTAGAAGGGATATGTCTAGTGTTTACTCAATAAACGCATACTTTGATTATTCTGTTAGGCAATATAAAAGTTCAGATGGATTTATAGTTGTAAATTTTACCGTTGAGCCTAAAGTTCTTGATAAAGTCTTAAAATCTGTATATGAGTACATGCTAAAGAGACAAAAGATAGATTATACGGAAGAAGATTTTAATTATGTTAAGAAAAATATCATTAAAGAAGAGAAAATTAAATCTCAATCTAATTGGTATTGGGCTTCCTTAATATTAGATTCAGTTCTTTGGACAGGTACTTTTGAAGATACTATAAGTACTACATTTATTGAAAATAATTTAAATAAAGATATTATAAATTCATTTTTAAAGAAAATTAATTTTAATCAGAAAACAGAAATTGTTTTGATGCCAGAAAAAGATAATTATAATAATTAG
- a CDS encoding Bax inhibitor-1/YccA family protein, which translates to MFELTQDQQEIRIKNKFLSQVFGLMAIGLLISAVFAYTTSENAIMRAIIFSNPMSFMAIILVQFGLVYAISGAIEKISSTTATALFLGYSALTGVTLSSVFLIYTQGSIFYTFGITSLTFLAMSFYGYTTSTDLTKMGSYFIMGLWGIIIASIFNIFFRSTGLNFLISLLGVILFTGLTAYDVQNISKMNRMLEDGTELKSRMVVVASLKLYLDFINLFLYLLRFIGQRKD; encoded by the coding sequence ATGTTTGAACTAACTCAAGATCAACAAGAAATAAGAATAAAAAATAAATTCTTATCTCAAGTTTTTGGACTAATGGCAATTGGTCTTTTAATATCTGCAGTATTTGCCTACACAACATCTGAAAATGCAATAATGAGAGCCATAATCTTCTCAAATCCAATGTCATTCATGGCAATAATACTTGTACAATTTGGACTTGTTTATGCAATAAGTGGGGCCATTGAGAAAATATCAAGCACCACAGCAACCGCTCTTTTCTTAGGGTACTCAGCATTAACAGGGGTAACATTATCTTCTGTGTTTTTAATATACACTCAAGGTTCAATATTTTATACATTTGGAATTACTTCTTTAACTTTCCTTGCAATGTCTTTTTATGGATATACAACAAGTACAGACCTTACAAAAATGGGAAGTTACTTTATTATGGGCTTATGGGGTATCATTATAGCTTCTATTTTTAATATATTCTTCAGAAGTACAGGACTTAACTTTTTAATCTCACTGTTAGGAGTAATATTATTTACAGGTTTAACAGCTTATGATGTTCAAAATATTTCTAAAATGAATAGAATGTTAGAAGATGGAACAGAACTCAAAAGTAGAATGGTAGTCGTTGCCTCTTTAAAACTTTACTTAGATTTCATAAATCTATTCCTATATTTACTAAGATTTATAGGGCAAAGAAAAGATTAA
- a CDS encoding polymer-forming cytoskeletal protein, translating to MSIDSLEFEESNTQNVIKSNFEFEGYIESSKPIIIEGLLKGLINSTSSIYLREKANVKAEIKCNHFLNHGTIKGNIEALETIKIYKTGKLIGNIKTKELFIDSGAIFKGNCIMEEK from the coding sequence ATGAGCATAGATAGTTTAGAATTTGAAGAGAGTAACACTCAAAATGTAATAAAGAGTAATTTTGAATTTGAAGGATACATAGAAAGCAGTAAGCCAATAATCATTGAAGGCTTGCTTAAAGGATTAATAAATTCTACAAGTTCAATATATTTAAGAGAAAAAGCTAATGTAAAGGCAGAAATTAAGTGCAACCATTTTCTAAATCACGGAACAATAAAAGGTAATATTGAAGCGTTAGAAACAATAAAAATATATAAAACTGGTAAATTAATTGGAAATATTAAAACAAAAGAACTCTTCATAGATTCAGGAGCAATATTTAAAGGAAATTGTATAATGGAGGAAAAATGA
- the fusA gene encoding elongation factor G has product MDYKKLRNIGISAHIDSGKTTLTERILFYCNKIHAIHEVKGKDGVGATMDSMELERERGITIASAATHVEWKDYPINIIDTPGHVDFTIEVERSLRVLDGAILILDSVAGVQSQSITVDRQLKRYNVPRLAFINKCDKTGANPINVKEQLKKKLNLNSVLMQIPIGLEDKHLGVIDLILMKAYYFEGKDGTKIIEKEIPNELLKEAKEKRVVMLDALSDFNDELMELHMEGKDVSVEVIYDAVRAGTLALKLCPVFMGSAYKNKGVQLLLDAITRFLPSPHDIKNVALDINNNEKEINLVPDDTLPTVALAFKLEDGQYGQLTYVRIYQGALKKGQELINSRTSKKFKVGRLIRMHANNTEDIESGSSGDIVALFGIECSSGDTFCDPSINYSMTSMYIPDPVISLSIKPKDKKSADNMAKALGRFTKEDPTFKTYVDPESNETIIQGMGELHLEVYIERMRREFKAEVNTGMPQVAYRETITGKAEFNYTHKKQSGGAGQFGRVAGFIEPLDTEGKTYEFISLIKGGVIPTEYIPSCDKGFQKAMEKGTLIGFPIVGIKITINDGQYHIVDSSDIAFQLAAIGAFREAYNKAKPTILEPIMKVSLEGPTEFQGNMFGLLNQRRGIILGSIEEGSFSKVEAEVPLSEMFGFSTILRSSTQGKAEFSMEFLRYGKVTSTIFDELCKKFNEKTK; this is encoded by the coding sequence ATGGACTATAAAAAACTGCGAAACATAGGTATTAGTGCTCATATTGATTCAGGAAAAACTACACTCACAGAACGGATTCTTTTTTATTGTAATAAAATACACGCCATCCATGAAGTTAAAGGAAAAGATGGAGTCGGGGCAACGATGGACTCAATGGAACTTGAAAGAGAACGAGGAATTACAATAGCATCAGCTGCAACTCATGTTGAATGGAAAGATTATCCTATAAACATCATTGATACTCCGGGTCACGTTGACTTTACTATTGAAGTTGAGCGTTCACTTAGAGTTCTAGACGGAGCAATACTTATCCTTGACTCTGTTGCAGGAGTTCAATCTCAATCAATTACAGTTGACAGGCAGCTAAAGAGATATAATGTACCAAGACTTGCATTTATAAATAAATGTGATAAAACCGGTGCAAACCCTATTAATGTTAAAGAACAGCTTAAAAAAAAGCTTAACTTAAACTCTGTTTTAATGCAAATTCCAATCGGACTTGAAGATAAACATCTCGGAGTTATAGATCTCATTTTAATGAAAGCCTATTACTTTGAAGGAAAAGACGGAACAAAAATTATAGAAAAAGAAATTCCTAATGAACTACTAAAAGAAGCAAAAGAAAAAAGAGTAGTAATGCTTGATGCTTTGTCTGACTTTAATGACGAACTCATGGAACTTCATATGGAAGGGAAAGATGTTAGTGTGGAAGTAATATATGATGCTGTTAGAGCCGGTACTTTAGCTTTAAAACTTTGCCCTGTATTTATGGGATCTGCTTACAAAAATAAAGGAGTTCAACTTCTACTCGATGCTATAACTAGATTTTTACCCTCTCCCCATGATATTAAAAATGTAGCACTTGACATAAACAACAATGAAAAAGAAATTAACCTTGTGCCTGATGATACCTTGCCTACTGTGGCATTAGCATTCAAGTTAGAAGATGGTCAATATGGACAATTAACTTATGTTAGAATATATCAAGGAGCCTTAAAGAAAGGGCAAGAACTTATAAACTCAAGAACCTCTAAAAAGTTCAAGGTTGGAAGACTGATTAGAATGCATGCTAATAATACTGAAGATATTGAATCTGGAAGTAGTGGAGATATTGTTGCATTATTTGGGATAGAATGTTCATCTGGAGATACTTTCTGTGATCCTTCTATTAATTATTCAATGACCTCAATGTATATCCCAGACCCAGTAATATCTTTATCCATTAAACCCAAAGATAAAAAATCAGCAGATAACATGGCAAAGGCTCTCGGTAGGTTTACTAAAGAAGACCCTACTTTTAAAACGTATGTGGATCCCGAATCAAACGAAACAATAATACAAGGTATGGGAGAATTACACCTAGAAGTTTACATTGAGAGGATGAGAAGAGAATTCAAAGCAGAAGTCAATACAGGTATGCCACAAGTAGCATATAGAGAAACCATAACAGGAAAAGCAGAATTCAATTATACACATAAAAAACAATCAGGAGGAGCTGGTCAATTTGGAAGAGTTGCTGGATTTATAGAACCACTTGACACAGAAGGGAAAACTTATGAATTCATAAGCCTCATAAAAGGTGGAGTAATTCCAACAGAGTATATTCCATCATGTGATAAGGGCTTCCAAAAAGCTATGGAAAAAGGTACCTTAATCGGATTTCCAATTGTAGGCATTAAGATTACAATTAATGATGGACAATACCATATTGTTGACTCATCCGACATTGCATTTCAACTTGCAGCGATTGGAGCATTCAGAGAGGCATATAACAAAGCAAAACCCACTATACTTGAACCAATAATGAAAGTATCTCTTGAGGGACCAACAGAATTTCAAGGGAATATGTTTGGTCTCTTAAACCAAAGAAGAGGTATAATTCTAGGATCTATTGAGGAGGGAAGTTTCTCAAAAGTTGAAGCTGAAGTGCCTTTAAGTGAAATGTTTGGATTCTCGACTATTTTAAGATCATCTACACAAGGAAAAGCTGAATTTTCAATGGAATTCCTAAGATACGGTAAAGTTACAAGCACTATATTTGATGAATTATGTAAAAAATTTAACGAAAAAACTAAATAA
- the xth gene encoding exodeoxyribonuclease III produces MKLISWNVNGIRAILKKGFLDFVENHRPDILCLQEIKANKEQLTKDLIKIKGYHSYFSSSMIKGYGGVCIYSKIKPVKVDNMNKEIFDKEGRALILYYHDFILINAYFPNSQFLRKRLEFKLEFLIHLKSIAHSFINFGKNLIICGDFNIAHTEIDLSNPKTSRDHAGYYIEETTWMDNFLNEGYVDTFRMFNKNPYNYTWWDYRTRARERNIGWRIDYFIVNELFKARVKNALILSEVMGSDHCPIFLQLDL; encoded by the coding sequence GTGAAATTAATTTCATGGAATGTAAATGGAATAAGGGCTATTTTAAAGAAAGGGTTTCTTGATTTTGTTGAAAACCATAGACCGGATATTTTATGCCTTCAAGAAATTAAGGCAAATAAAGAGCAATTAACAAAAGATCTTATCAAGATTAAAGGATATCATTCCTATTTTTCAAGTTCTATGATAAAGGGATATGGTGGTGTTTGTATTTATTCAAAAATAAAACCTGTTAAAGTAGATAACATGAATAAAGAAATATTTGACAAGGAAGGAAGAGCACTTATTTTATATTATCATGATTTTATTCTTATTAATGCATATTTTCCTAATTCTCAATTTTTGAGAAAAAGACTGGAATTTAAGCTTGAATTTTTAATCCATCTTAAGTCTATTGCACATTCTTTCATAAATTTTGGTAAAAACCTTATAATATGTGGTGATTTTAATATTGCTCATACTGAGATTGATCTATCTAATCCTAAGACTAGTAGAGACCATGCTGGATATTATATTGAAGAAACTACTTGGATGGATAATTTTTTGAATGAGGGCTATGTTGATACTTTTAGAATGTTTAATAAGAATCCATATAACTATACATGGTGGGATTATAGAACAAGGGCAAGAGAACGTAATATTGGGTGGAGAATTGATTATTTTATTGTGAATGAGCTTTTTAAAGCTAGAGTAAAAAATGCTTTAATTTTAAGTGAAGTAATGGGTAGTGATCATTGTCCTATTTTTTTGCAGTTAGATTTGTGA
- a CDS encoding tetratricopeptide repeat protein, producing the protein MTYKRFFSRIILFLFSYSSFLIAQEKEEKEDSLLLYKGGRFQEAIANTQEELNQNPNNLDARVILIWSLIGAREYKKAEIESMKGLAIKKYDSRIIQALGESYFFQKQYKNALKYFQKYISLEPSGPRIIKVYNLIADSLYKLERYNEADFAYENALRFLPNNQNLLLKLAKARINTKNKILAKETLTTLLSLNPNHLEAKKLLEKLEKNNNNS; encoded by the coding sequence ATGACATATAAAAGATTTTTTTCAAGGATAATCTTATTTCTCTTCTCATATTCAAGTTTCTTAATTGCACAAGAAAAAGAAGAAAAAGAAGATTCACTTCTATTATACAAAGGAGGCAGATTTCAAGAAGCAATCGCAAATACTCAAGAAGAACTAAATCAAAATCCAAATAACCTAGATGCAAGAGTAATACTTATATGGAGTCTAATAGGAGCAAGAGAATATAAGAAGGCAGAAATAGAATCCATGAAAGGACTTGCAATAAAAAAATATGATTCAAGAATAATTCAAGCATTAGGAGAATCTTACTTTTTTCAAAAACAATATAAAAATGCACTTAAGTATTTTCAAAAATATATTAGCCTTGAACCAAGCGGACCACGCATAATAAAAGTATACAATCTAATAGCAGACTCTCTATATAAACTTGAAAGATACAATGAAGCTGATTTTGCATATGAAAACGCTCTAAGATTTTTACCAAACAACCAGAACTTACTGCTAAAACTTGCAAAAGCAAGAATTAACACAAAAAACAAAATTTTAGCAAAAGAAACTCTAACAACATTATTAAGCCTAAATCCCAATCATTTAGAAGCAAAAAAATTGCTGGAAAAACTTGAAAAAAATAATAATAATTCTTGA
- a CDS encoding ribose-phosphate pyrophosphokinase, which translates to MSLLIKKSIGIIACPGGKVFANKIVDELKKIFLYSEKHIIEKISETSDSLKEDILKLEGILPPFLEGLEFSSMGVDEDMAIPVKFVKFANGEFKSEILKTIRNKDIFIVQDVSNTSPVNVNGNEKVIMTINDHMMNLMTTVDACIQAKANSVSVIVPSYPYSRQDKKHSREGLTASLFGRFLEELGVKHILTLDIHSKAIENVFRRAYFENLNVSYEIFEALAELIDIKDLDLVVVSPDTGAVNRNKFFASNLKRPLALLYKERDYSRVVHSVSDSNISVTKLLGDVEGKNVFMSDDMLATGGTFIKAMKLLKSMGAKKIICAISLPFFNGDAIRYFDKAYEEGYFYKIIGTNAVYNDSELINKPWYYEANVAHIFAGAIFAIHNRISLQKILDRSDDIQNLISKR; encoded by the coding sequence TTGAGTTTGCTTATTAAAAAATCAATAGGCATTATTGCTTGTCCTGGTGGAAAGGTATTTGCTAATAAAATAGTTGATGAACTTAAAAAGATATTTCTATATTCTGAAAAGCATATTATTGAAAAAATCTCTGAGACTTCTGATTCTTTAAAAGAAGATATTTTAAAACTAGAAGGAATTTTACCTCCTTTTTTGGAAGGACTTGAGTTTTCTAGTATGGGAGTTGATGAAGACATGGCAATTCCTGTAAAGTTTGTTAAATTTGCTAATGGTGAATTTAAATCGGAGATTTTAAAAACTATAAGGAATAAAGATATTTTTATTGTTCAAGATGTTTCTAATACTTCTCCAGTTAATGTAAATGGTAATGAAAAGGTAATAATGACTATTAATGATCATATGATGAATTTAATGACTACGGTAGATGCATGTATTCAAGCTAAAGCTAATTCTGTAAGTGTTATTGTTCCTTCTTATCCTTATTCAAGGCAAGATAAAAAACATTCAAGGGAGGGATTAACAGCAAGTCTCTTTGGTAGGTTTTTAGAAGAATTAGGAGTTAAACATATTTTAACCTTGGATATTCATTCAAAAGCTATTGAAAATGTTTTTAGAAGGGCATATTTTGAGAATTTAAATGTATCTTATGAAATTTTTGAAGCCCTGGCTGAGTTAATAGATATTAAAGATTTAGACTTAGTCGTTGTTTCGCCAGATACAGGAGCTGTTAATAGAAATAAATTTTTTGCGTCTAATCTTAAGAGGCCCTTAGCTTTACTTTATAAAGAAAGAGATTATTCAAGAGTAGTACACAGTGTCAGTGATTCCAATATATCTGTTACTAAGCTTCTAGGAGATGTCGAGGGTAAAAATGTTTTTATGAGTGATGATATGCTAGCTACTGGTGGAACTTTTATTAAGGCTATGAAATTACTCAAAAGCATGGGGGCTAAGAAGATTATATGTGCAATAAGTTTACCATTTTTCAATGGAGATGCTATTAGATATTTTGATAAAGCTTATGAGGAAGGGTATTTTTACAAAATCATTGGAACAAATGCGGTTTATAATGATTCTGAACTTATAAATAAACCTTGGTATTACGAAGCTAATGTTGCGCATATTTTTGCAGGTGCAATTTTTGCAATTCACAATAGAATTAGTTTACAAAAAATTCTTGATAGAAGTGATGATATTCAAAATTTAATTTCAAAGAG